CAGTGGGCGTAAGGCGTTGGCGATACCTTCATGTTCCACATGGTGGCTGTACCAACTGATGGTGAGCTGCTTCAGGTTGTCCGGCTTGTTGACCGCCGTCAGATCGCGGCGATGATGCCAGCGCGGTAATAAACCATAAGCCGGGAACCAGTAGCGCTGATAACCGATACCCGCATTATTCAGCAGGGCGATAGGATTAAGCAGGTAACTGACCCAGCGGCGGAAATGCGCATCCCGGCCCTGTTCTGAGCGCTGGTCATACAGCAGAAAATAGCAGCCTTCTTCCAGACGACTTTCTTCCGATTTCTCATCAGCGGTTTCGCCTTGTAACTTCACCCCGGCATACACCAGCTCATCACTGATCTCCGGCAGTACCCAGATGGAGACATCGTCAATCAATGCGCGGTAACCGAAGTAGTCATCAAAGGCGGCGATCTTCAGCTGGCTCTGTTGATTGCGTACCACGCTATAGGGGCCGGTACCGATCGGCTGACGGGCGAAACCGCGCAGGGTCTGCCATTCACGCGGCAGGATCATTGCGCTGACGCTGCCGAGCAGCCACGGCAGCCAGTTGTCGGGTTGCGTCAGCTGAATATCCAGCGTCCAGGGAGCCGGGGAGTGCAGTGTTGCGATATGGGAGAACAGCGGCTGGCTGCGCAGACGCTCCAGCGAGCTGATGACGTCTTCCATCTCCAGTTCACGGCCATGATGAAAGCGAATAGCCGGACGCAAAAAGAAGCGCCAGTGCAACGGTGAGGTTTGCTGCCAGTGATGGGCGATATCCGGTTCGATTTCCCCCTTTTCCTCATTTACACGCGTCAGGCCGCTGAAAATCTGTCGTGCCAGATGGGTTTCCGATCGCCGCAGCGGTGAACCCGGCAGCAAATTCGGCAACGGGCGATAATAAAGCACGCGCAGAATATGTTTGCCCTGACGAAAGCTGCGCCCCAGATGTGCGGCAATCATCTGACGGACCTGATTTTTGTCACCCACCAGCTGCACCAACTGGTCGATACGATCCTGCTCCAGCAAATCTTCCGCCCGCTGCTGTTGTAGCGCCAGCCCGGTGTAGCAGAAACTCAGCATAGAACGTTTGCCGCGACCCGCTTCGGCCTGCCAGATAAGCCAGCCCGCAGCCTGCATGGCATTCAGCAGGTTACGCATGTGGCGGCGTGAGCAATGCAGCAGCTCCGCCAGCTCGCTCAGGGTGGTTTCCTGATCCTGGCCCTGGCAGCTTTGCCACAGGCGGATAAATTGCTGTTGCAGTCGTGAAGAGGACATAAAAGGGGAACTCCAGCGCATAATCGCTCAGTTTTTTCTGCCCTATATTAGAGGCATAGTAGACCTCATTGGAAGAGCGGGAGGCATTCAGTCATGAATGGCGCTCTGACAGTGGTTCCGCCGACGTGGAACCTTTTCTGAGTAGGGTGCAATTTCACCGCCAGCAGTGTTTTCTCTGCTGGCTTTTTTCGTTTTGCTGTGGAATCTTCTACCCTCTTTTTTGGTTCTTCGCTTTTCTTCCGCAAAGGGATTTCACCATGAAATCGCTGTTAACGCGTCAACGTCGCCTCAACCCGGTTTATCTGGCTTTTATGGCCGTCTCCTTTATGACTGGCGTGGCCGGTGCGTTACAGGCACCGACGCTCAGCCTGTTTCTGACGCGTGAGGTGCAGGTGCGCCCGTTCTGGGTCGGGCTGTTTTTTACCGTCAATGCAATTGCGGGCATCGTCATCAGCCTGCTGGTGGCGAAACGATCCGATAGCCACGGTGACCGCCGCAAACTGATCCTGTTCTGCTGCCTGATGGCGGTCGCTAATTCGGTGCTGTTTGCCTTCAGTCGTCATTATCTGACGCTGATTACATTGGGCGTGTTGCTGTCGGCACTGGCCAGCGTGGCGGTGCCACAGATATTTGCGCTGGCGCGTGAGTATGCTGACCATTCGGCGCGTGAAGTGGTGATGTTCAGTTCGGTGATGCGTGCGCAGCTGTCGCTGGCGTGGGTCATCGGGCCGCCGCTATCCTTCGCCCTGGCGCTGAATTACGGTTTCATCACCTTATTTAGCGTGGCGGCGGTGATTTTTTTAATCAGCACCGTGCTGATCTGGCGTACCTTGCCGTCGGTGCCCCGCGTTGCAGCCTCCCCCGAGCAGGTGCTGACGCAACTGAGTCCGTGGAAGGATAGCCAGGTGCGCCTGCTGTTTATCGCGTCGGTGATTATGTGGACCTGCAACGTGATGTATATCATTGATATGCCGTTGTATATCAGCTCCACGCTCGGCCTGCCGGAAAAGCTGGCGGGTCTGCTGATGGGGACGGCCGCAGGGCTGGAGATCCCGATTATGCTACTGGCCGGACATTATGCGCGTCGGTTTGGTAAACGCCGTCTGGTGCTGCTGGCGCTGGTGGCCGCTGTTCTGTTTTACCTTGGGCTGGGGCTGTTCCACTCGCGCACGGCGCTGATGGTGTTGCAGCTGTTCAACGCGGCGTTTATCGGTATTGTCGCCGGGATTGGGATGCTGTGGTTTCAGGATCTGATGCCGGGACGCGCAGGTGCGGCAACCACCATGTTTACCACCTCGATCTCCACCGGGATGATTGTGGCAGGGGTGATTCAGGGATCGTTAAGCGAACGCTTCGGGCATGAGTCGGTGTACTGGCTGGCGTTGGGTCTGGCGGTGCTGGCGCTGGGACTGACGTCGCGCGTGCGGGATGTCTAACTGCGCGCAATAAATTGCGCCGCTACGGGCCAGAGCGTACCTGTAGCGACGCGATATCGCGCTGTTTTTAACGTAAAAACGCGGGCTGGTTCGCCTCAAAACTGGAGATTGACGCTTCGTGTTGCAGCGTCAGGCCGATGCTATCGAGGCCATTGATCATGCAGTGACGGCGGAAGCTGTCGATTTCAAAGCTATAGCTTTTGTCACCGGCAGTCACGGTCTGGGCTTCCAGGTCAACGGTAAAGCTGACACCCGGATGGCTTGCCACCAGTTTGAACATCTCATCCACTTCTTCATCGCTCAGCTTCACCGGCAGCAGCTGGTTGTTAAAGCTGTTGCCATAGAAGATGTCGGCGAAACTCGGCGCAATCACCACCTGGAAGCCGAAATCGGTCAGTGCCCACGGCGCGTGCTCACGCGAGGAGCCACAGCCAAAGTTCTCACGCGCCAGTAAAATGCTGGTGCCTTTATATTCCGGCTTGTTCAGCACGAAGCTGGCCGTCGGCACGGTGCCAGCATCGTCATCGAAGCGCCAGTCGTGGAACAGGTGCGCGCCAAAACCGGTACGGGTCACTTTTTGCAGGAACTGCTTTGGAATGATGGCATCGGTATCGACATTCGCTGCATCCAGCGGTGCGACAATCCCGGTGTGCTGGGTAAATTTCTTCGCCATGGCTTAAGCTCCCTGAGTCAGTTCACGAATATCGGCAAAACGGCCAGTGACCGCCGCCGCAGCGGCCATCGCCGGGCTGACCAGGTGAGTACGTCCACCACGGCCCTGACGACCTTCAAAGTTACGGTTGCTGGTTGAGGCACAACGCTCGCCTGGGTTCAGACGGTCATTGTTCATCGCCAGACACATCGAGCAGCCCGGCAGACGCCATTCAAAACCGGCTTCGAGGAAAATCTTATCCAGACCTTCCGCTTCCGCCTGCGCTTTTACCGGACCAGAACCCGGCACCACCATCGCCACCACACCCGGCGCCACATGGCGTCCTTTGGCGATAGCGGCGGCGGCACGCAGGTCTTCAATACGTGAGTTGGTGCAGGAGCCGATAAAGACTTTGTCGATGGCAACGTCAGTCAGTTTAATGCCTGGTTGCAGATCCATATACGCCAGCGCTTTCTCGGCAGAGGCGCGTTCAACCGGATCGGCGAAAGAGGCCGGATTCGGGATGGCCTGATCTACCGCCATCACCTGACCCGGGTTGGTGCCCCAGGTCACCTGCGGCGCGATATCAGCCGCGTTCAGGGTTACGACGGCATCGAATTTCGCGTCGCTGTCGGATTTCAGGGTACGCCAGTAAGCGACGGCCTGATCCCATTGCTCGCCTTTCGGTGCGAACTGTTTGTCTTTCAGGTAATTAAAGGTGGTGTCATCCGGCGCAACCAGGCCCGCTTTGGCACCCATTTCAATCGCCATGTTGCACAGCGTCATGCGGCCTTCCATGGTCAGCGCTTCAATCGCCGGGCCACAGAATTCCACTACATGCCCGGTACCACCGGCGCTGCCGGTTTTGCCGATAATCGCCAGCACGATATCTTTTGCGGTGATGCCCGGCGCAGCTTCGCCCAGCACTTCAATCTTCATGGTTTTGGCACGGCCCTGCTTCAGGGTCTGGGTGGCAAATACATGCTCCACCTCGGACGTGCCGATACCAAACGCCAGTGAGCCAAAGGCACCGTGGGTGGCGGTGTGCGAGTCACCGCAGACAATCGTCATACCCGGCAGCGTCATACCCTGCTCAGGACCGATCACATGCACGATGCCCTGGAACGGGTGGTTCAGGTCATACAGCTGGATGCCGAATTCAGCGCAGTTCTTGATCAGCTCCTGCATCTGAATACGCGCCATCTCGCCAGAGGCGTTGATGTCTTTGGTCTGGGTAGAAACGTTGTGGTCCATGGTGGCAAACGTCTTCGACGGCTGACGTACTTTGCGACCGTGAGCGCGCAGGCCATCAAAGGCCTGCGGTGAGGTCACTTCATGGATCAAATGACGATCGATATACAGTAACGGAGTTTCATTCGGTGCTTCGTGGACGACATGTGCATCAAATAACTTCTGGTATAAGCTTTTCATTTTTTTATTTTTCCTCGGCGATGAAACGGGCAATGATGCTGCCCATCTCATCGGTGCTCACGGATTGACCGTCACCGGCCAGGTCACGGGTGCGATGACCCGCTTCCAGCGCGCGGTTGATGGCACGCTCAATGCTGTCGGCAGCCTCAGCGGCATTCAGGCTATAACGCAGCAGCAGGGACAACGAGAGGATCTGGGCAACCGGGTTGGCAATGTTCTGACCGGCGATATCCGGCGCGGAGCCACCGGCTGGCTCGTACAGACCGAAGCCTTCTTCGTTCAGGCTGGCGGATGGCAGCATGCCCATGGAACCGGTAATCATCGCGCATTCATCCGACAGGATGTCGCCGAACAGGTTAGAACACAGCAACACGTCAAACTGTGAGGGATCTTTAATCAGCTGCATGGTGGCGTTATCGATGTACATATGGCTCAGCTGCACATCCGGGTAATCCTTCGCCACTTCGTTGACGATCTCGCGCCACATCACTGAGGTCTGCAATACGTTGGCTTTATCGACAGACGTCACCTTATTGCGACGTTTGCGCGCAGATTCAAAGGCGATGCGGGCAATACGTTCGATCTCAAAACGGTGATAGACCTCGGTGTCGAATGCGCGCTCATGCGGGCCGCTGCCTTCACGGCCTTTCGGCTGACCGAAGTAGATGCCGCCCGTCAGTTCACGCACGCACAGGATGTCGAAGCCACGTGCAGCGATGTCGCTACGCAGCGGGCAAAATGTTTCCAGGCCTTTATACAGCGCAGCCGGACGCAGGTTGCTGAACAGTTTGAAGTGTTTACGCAGCGGCAGCAGCGCACCGCGCTCTGGCTGCTGTGCCGGTGGCAGGTGTTCCCATTTCGGGCCGCCTACTGAACCAAACAGGATGGCATCGGCTTGCTCGGCACCGGTAACAGAGGCCGGTGGCAGGGGTTCGCCGTGACGATCGATGGCGATACCACCTACATCAAATTCGCTGGTGGTGATACGCATGTCGAAACGCGCGCGAATCGCGTCCAGGACTTTCATGGCCTGCGCCATCACTTCCGGGCCGATTCCGTCGCCCGGCATGACTGCGATATGAAAAGACTTAGTCATAGTTACACCGTTTCCTTCTGTTCTTTAAATTTACGCTGCAATTCTTTTTCCACCTGCTTAGCACGCCAGATATTGTTCAGGGCGTTAACCATCGCTTTAGCGGAAGATTCGACGATATCGGTCGCCAGACCCACGCCGTGGAATTTGCGATTGTTATAGTTGACCACGATATCCACCTGACCCAGCGCGTTCTCGCCGTGGCCTTTAGCCGTGAGCTTGTAGTTCACCAGTTCCGCTTCAAAACCGGTAATACGGTTAATCGCCTGATAAACGGCATCAACCGGACCGTTGCCAGTGGCGGCGTCAGCTTTGGTTTCTTCGCCACAGCCCAGCTGTACCGACGCGGTGGCGGTGACGCTGGAACCGGTCTGCACGTTGAATTCTTTCAGCTGGAAATGTTCCGGTTCTTCATTCTGTTTGTTGATGAAGGCCAGTGCTTCCAGG
This genomic stretch from Pantoea cypripedii harbors:
- the sgrR gene encoding HTH-type transcriptional regulator SgrR — encoded protein: MSSSRLQQQFIRLWQSCQGQDQETTLSELAELLHCSRRHMRNLLNAMQAAGWLIWQAEAGRGKRSMLSFCYTGLALQQQRAEDLLEQDRIDQLVQLVGDKNQVRQMIAAHLGRSFRQGKHILRVLYYRPLPNLLPGSPLRRSETHLARQIFSGLTRVNEEKGEIEPDIAHHWQQTSPLHWRFFLRPAIRFHHGRELEMEDVISSLERLRSQPLFSHIATLHSPAPWTLDIQLTQPDNWLPWLLGSVSAMILPREWQTLRGFARQPIGTGPYSVVRNQQSQLKIAAFDDYFGYRALIDDVSIWVLPEISDELVYAGVKLQGETADEKSEESRLEEGCYFLLYDQRSEQGRDAHFRRWVSYLLNPIALLNNAGIGYQRYWFPAYGLLPRWHHRRDLTAVNKPDNLKQLTISWYSHHVEHEGIANALRPLLAQQGVELITRELSYEAWFNGEGESDIWLGSVNFTLPLDYSLFAQLYELPLMQLCIPIDWENAATHWREKTLPLAEWSKQLVDSDYLHPLFHHWLLLEGQRSMRGVRMNTLGWFDFKSAWFAPPEL
- a CDS encoding MFS transporter, with the translated sequence MKSLLTRQRRLNPVYLAFMAVSFMTGVAGALQAPTLSLFLTREVQVRPFWVGLFFTVNAIAGIVISLLVAKRSDSHGDRRKLILFCCLMAVANSVLFAFSRHYLTLITLGVLLSALASVAVPQIFALAREYADHSAREVVMFSSVMRAQLSLAWVIGPPLSFALALNYGFITLFSVAAVIFLISTVLIWRTLPSVPRVAASPEQVLTQLSPWKDSQVRLLFIASVIMWTCNVMYIIDMPLYISSTLGLPEKLAGLLMGTAAGLEIPIMLLAGHYARRFGKRRLVLLALVAAVLFYLGLGLFHSRTALMVLQLFNAAFIGIVAGIGMLWFQDLMPGRAGAATTMFTTSISTGMIVAGVIQGSLSERFGHESVYWLALGLAVLALGLTSRVRDV
- the leuD gene encoding 3-isopropylmalate dehydratase small subunit, whose amino-acid sequence is MAKKFTQHTGIVAPLDAANVDTDAIIPKQFLQKVTRTGFGAHLFHDWRFDDDAGTVPTASFVLNKPEYKGTSILLARENFGCGSSREHAPWALTDFGFQVVIAPSFADIFYGNSFNNQLLPVKLSDEEVDEMFKLVASHPGVSFTVDLEAQTVTAGDKSYSFEIDSFRRHCMINGLDSIGLTLQHEASISSFEANQPAFLR
- the leuC gene encoding 3-isopropylmalate dehydratase large subunit — encoded protein: MKSLYQKLFDAHVVHEAPNETPLLYIDRHLIHEVTSPQAFDGLRAHGRKVRQPSKTFATMDHNVSTQTKDINASGEMARIQMQELIKNCAEFGIQLYDLNHPFQGIVHVIGPEQGMTLPGMTIVCGDSHTATHGAFGSLAFGIGTSEVEHVFATQTLKQGRAKTMKIEVLGEAAPGITAKDIVLAIIGKTGSAGGTGHVVEFCGPAIEALTMEGRMTLCNMAIEMGAKAGLVAPDDTTFNYLKDKQFAPKGEQWDQAVAYWRTLKSDSDAKFDAVVTLNAADIAPQVTWGTNPGQVMAVDQAIPNPASFADPVERASAEKALAYMDLQPGIKLTDVAIDKVFIGSCTNSRIEDLRAAAAIAKGRHVAPGVVAMVVPGSGPVKAQAEAEGLDKIFLEAGFEWRLPGCSMCLAMNNDRLNPGERCASTSNRNFEGRQGRGGRTHLVSPAMAAAAAVTGRFADIRELTQGA
- the leuB gene encoding 3-isopropylmalate dehydrogenase, with protein sequence MTKSFHIAVMPGDGIGPEVMAQAMKVLDAIRARFDMRITTSEFDVGGIAIDRHGEPLPPASVTGAEQADAILFGSVGGPKWEHLPPAQQPERGALLPLRKHFKLFSNLRPAALYKGLETFCPLRSDIAARGFDILCVRELTGGIYFGQPKGREGSGPHERAFDTEVYHRFEIERIARIAFESARKRRNKVTSVDKANVLQTSVMWREIVNEVAKDYPDVQLSHMYIDNATMQLIKDPSQFDVLLCSNLFGDILSDECAMITGSMGMLPSASLNEEGFGLYEPAGGSAPDIAGQNIANPVAQILSLSLLLRYSLNAAEAADSIERAINRALEAGHRTRDLAGDGQSVSTDEMGSIIARFIAEEK